From the genome of Pseudomonas sp. TMP9, one region includes:
- a CDS encoding 7TM diverse intracellular signaling domain-containing protein: MRAIVLCLLVLMPGLAGALVFDENTHSLPLGKAMSVFVDVRGDANIEDVTSPAMQGSFHTHGKDVLNAGYSRSVFWLRVDLEYRPQQTTGVQSWLLELAYPPLDDVRLYLADAQGRYQLSQHTGDALPFSSREIKQHNYVFELNLPPGQPQSIYLRLHTQGSMQAPLTLWAPNAYLEHQPARIYALGIIYGVLLVMLVYNLFIFISVRDKSYFYYILYIAAFGLYQLSVNGAAIEYLWPNNPWWANAATPFLIGASALFGCQFARSFLHTGDHSPWVDRVLLLLMASAVLVMSLALTVSYALSLRLATYLALLFIVAVFVAGLLSWLRGMRVARYFIIAWSAFLAGGVINTLMVLGYLPNIFLTMYASQIGSALEVGLLSLALADRINAMKEDRTRILQEASVKLEAFNQELANSNRLKDEFLATVTHELRTPMNGVVGSLELMQMLNLEGELAHYHNTAAGSARDMLHMVNGILTLTELQAGRLQLRGAPFSLRGMFDGLRAQYAERAEEKGLRFKLELEHSLPDIVEGDASKLRQCLDCLVDNAIKFTSHGEVRVQVSRAGIANNLLALRIDVIDSGLGFTTPADGALYQHFHQLDGSATREYGGLGIGLAICQQLVDLLGGDLSHESRPGQGSSFHLQLPLALPAQAVKLVAVQRAIGPALRQPQQCTVLLVEDNPINQLVMRGMLLKLGYQVRSADNGAEALGILRKEIIDAVLLDCQMPVMDGFATCRALRNLPDMQTLPVLAVTAHSHSGDRERCLTAGMSDYLAKPVKFEQLRHLLHDWVLCREVCAER, encoded by the coding sequence ATGCGCGCTATTGTTCTTTGCTTGTTAGTGCTGATGCCGGGGTTGGCTGGGGCGTTAGTGTTCGATGAAAACACTCATAGCCTGCCGCTTGGCAAGGCCATGTCGGTTTTCGTCGATGTACGCGGTGATGCCAACATTGAAGATGTAACCTCGCCGGCCATGCAGGGCAGTTTTCATACACACGGTAAAGACGTGCTCAATGCCGGTTATTCGCGTTCTGTGTTTTGGCTGCGGGTTGATTTGGAATACCGCCCGCAACAAACCACGGGAGTGCAATCGTGGTTGCTGGAGTTAGCTTACCCGCCGCTGGATGATGTGCGTCTGTACTTGGCAGATGCGCAGGGCCGTTATCAGCTAAGCCAGCACACCGGCGATGCTTTGCCGTTCTCGTCTCGAGAGATAAAACAGCACAACTATGTGTTCGAGTTGAACCTGCCGCCCGGGCAGCCGCAAAGTATCTACCTGCGCCTGCACACGCAGGGCTCAATGCAAGCGCCGTTGACCCTCTGGGCGCCCAACGCCTACTTGGAACACCAGCCGGCGCGCATCTATGCGCTGGGTATTATTTACGGTGTGTTGTTGGTGATGCTGGTTTACAACCTGTTTATCTTCATTAGCGTGCGTGACAAAAGTTACTTCTATTACATCCTCTATATCGCCGCATTTGGCCTTTATCAGCTATCGGTTAATGGCGCGGCTATCGAATATTTATGGCCCAACAACCCGTGGTGGGCTAACGCAGCGACCCCCTTTCTAATCGGCGCTTCGGCATTGTTTGGCTGTCAGTTTGCGCGCAGCTTTCTGCATACCGGCGACCATAGCCCATGGGTTGATCGCGTCCTGTTGTTGCTCATGGCCAGTGCTGTTTTGGTGATGAGCCTGGCGCTGACGGTCAGCTATGCGTTGTCGCTGCGTCTGGCAACTTATCTGGCGCTGTTGTTTATCGTGGCGGTGTTTGTTGCGGGCCTTTTGTCCTGGCTGCGTGGCATGCGCGTGGCGCGCTATTTCATTATCGCCTGGAGCGCTTTTCTGGCTGGTGGGGTGATCAATACGCTGATGGTATTGGGCTATCTGCCAAATATATTCCTGACCATGTACGCCAGCCAGATCGGCTCAGCGCTTGAAGTAGGGCTTTTGTCTTTGGCTCTGGCCGACCGCATCAATGCGATGAAAGAGGATCGTACGCGTATTCTCCAAGAGGCCAGTGTCAAGCTCGAAGCCTTCAACCAGGAATTGGCCAATAGCAACCGTCTCAAGGATGAATTTCTCGCCACGGTCACTCACGAGCTGCGTACCCCTATGAATGGTGTGGTCGGTTCGCTGGAGCTTATGCAGATGCTTAATCTTGAAGGCGAGCTGGCGCATTACCACAACACGGCCGCCGGCTCGGCTCGCGACATGCTGCACATGGTCAATGGCATCCTGACCCTCACCGAGTTGCAGGCTGGGCGGCTGCAGCTGAGGGGCGCACCCTTTAGCCTGCGCGGCATGTTTGACGGTTTGCGCGCGCAGTACGCCGAGCGCGCCGAAGAAAAGGGCCTGCGGTTTAAACTCGAACTCGAGCACAGCCTGCCGGATATTGTTGAAGGCGACGCCAGCAAGCTGCGGCAATGCCTAGATTGCCTAGTGGATAACGCGATTAAATTTACCTCGCATGGCGAGGTGCGTGTTCAGGTCAGTCGCGCCGGTATAGCAAACAATTTGTTGGCGCTGCGCATTGATGTGATCGACAGCGGGTTGGGCTTTACCACGCCAGCTGATGGTGCGTTGTATCAGCACTTTCATCAACTGGATGGCTCGGCGACGCGTGAATACGGCGGCCTGGGTATTGGCTTGGCCATTTGCCAGCAGCTGGTCGACTTGCTTGGTGGTGATCTCAGTCATGAGTCGCGCCCTGGCCAGGGCAGCAGCTTCCATTTACAGCTGCCGCTGGCCTTGCCTGCACAGGCCGTTAAACTCGTCGCCGTCCAGCGCGCCATTGGCCCGGCACTGCGCCAGCCGCAGCAGTGCACGGTGCTGCTTGTCGAAGACAATCCAATCAACCAGCTGGTGATGCGCGGCATGCTGCTCAAGCTGGGTTATCAGGTGCGCAGTGCTGATAACGGTGCAGAAGCCCTAGGTATTCTGCGTAAAGAAATCATTGATGCGGTGCTGTTAGATTGCCAGATGCCGGTGATGGACGGCTTTGCCACCTGCCGCGCGCTGCGCAACTTACCTGATATGCAAACGCTGCCAGTGTTAGCAGTCACCGCGCACAGTCATAGCGGCGATCGCGAGCGCTGCCTGACGGCCGGCATGAGCGACTACCTGGCCAAACCAGTGAAGTTCGAGCAGCTGCGCCACTTGTTGCATGACTGGGTACTGTGCCGCGAGGTTTGCGCCGAACGTTGA
- a CDS encoding hydroxymethylpyrimidine/phosphomethylpyrimidine kinase: MKTPTSRPVVLCLSGHDPSGGAGLQADIEALLAQGCHAAPTVTALTVQDTVNVSDFRVLDRDWVLAQANAVINDMPVEAVKLGMLGSVEMVETVLQIMQRLPGIPLVCDPVLRAGGGGALGKDEVGYAMRERLFAVSTIATPNLPEARILAELPDGSADECAEKLLPYIQHLLITGGHGDEQQVHNRLYSRDGSRHTFTCQRLPGSYHGSGCTLASTLAGRLALGQELVSAVQFALDYTWRTLRDAEQPGHGQFIPRRLPLDLF; encoded by the coding sequence ATGAAAACGCCTACTTCTCGCCCCGTAGTGCTGTGCCTGTCCGGTCATGACCCCAGTGGTGGTGCCGGCTTGCAAGCCGATATTGAAGCCCTGCTCGCCCAAGGCTGTCACGCCGCGCCAACCGTGACCGCGCTGACCGTGCAAGACACCGTCAATGTTTCTGACTTTCGCGTGCTCGACCGTGACTGGGTGTTAGCCCAGGCCAATGCGGTGATCAACGACATGCCCGTGGAGGCCGTTAAGCTGGGCATGCTCGGCTCGGTGGAAATGGTCGAAACCGTGCTGCAGATCATGCAGCGCCTGCCAGGTATCCCGCTGGTCTGCGACCCCGTGCTGCGTGCCGGTGGTGGCGGCGCGCTGGGTAAGGATGAAGTCGGCTATGCCATGCGCGAGCGCTTATTCGCCGTGTCCACCATCGCCACCCCAAACCTGCCGGAAGCACGCATCCTCGCCGAATTGCCGGACGGCTCTGCAGATGAATGCGCTGAAAAACTTCTGCCGTATATCCAGCACCTGCTGATCACCGGCGGTCATGGCGATGAGCAGCAGGTGCATAACCGCCTGTACAGCCGCGATGGCAGCCGCCACACCTTTACCTGCCAACGCTTGCCCGGCAGCTACCATGGCTCCGGCTGCACCTTGGCCAGCACCCTGGCAGGCCGTTTGGCGCTGGGCCAAGAGCTGGTCAGTGCCGTGCAGTTCGCCCTCGATTACACCTGGCGTACCCTGCGCGATGCTGAACAGCCTGGCCACGGCCAGTTTATTCCTCGTCGCTTGCCCCTAGACCTGTTTTGA